One genomic window of Mucilaginibacter sp. SJ includes the following:
- a CDS encoding TonB-dependent receptor yields MKTNRPAWPSMLICEITRIPFRTALCMLLLLMMAVSEAQAQGPLDKPFTISIDNEPLKQSLDKITAACGVRFTYNETVAKSTVKVSLNAKNQPLGDVLRKALALHPFSFTVLDNEVLIKYDETKIKKRAAAPADGKYTVSGTIKSKQTGETIIGVSIRVAGVNAGTSSNEYGFYSLTLPAGNHELLVTAMGQKAAVVPVSLAGNLRLNIELEDNAQQLQEVTVKAAPAGARDLASPQMGVEHLSIQETKNIPVLLGERDVIKTIQLLPGIKSAGEGSGGFFVRGGATDQNLILLDEAPVYNASHLLGFFSTFNSDAIKNINIYKGDMPAQYGGRLSSVLDIKMNDGNNQKFGVSGGIGLIAARINAEGPIQKGKSSFLISARRTYADAFLALSKDSIAKKSQLYFYDLNAKANYVLGDKDRLFVSGYFGKDVLKAADIAGINWGNTTATLRWNHIFNSQLFSNTSLIYSNYDYKLNIKQDVNEYNIYSQIRDFNFKEDMQWYAGGKNTISFGVNSIYHTIKPGEISATGNSGVISQSLQNRYALENAAYVTNTWKVTDRFTLTYGVRLSAFTILGSGDYYDIDADGNIVGSKHYTSGQEVKTYVNPEPRIAAAFQLNDVSSIKASYARNAQNLHLISNSNSGSPTDKWVASTNLIKPEIADQFSVGYYKDFNEHNYEFTVESYYKKLQNQIDYRNGANVFTNQPIETQLLFGKGRSYGAEFLLKKKTGRLSGWISYTLSKSERMIDGINNNQWYNARQDRTHDIAIVAMYKASEKWTFSANFVYYTGDAVTFPSGKYQVDGVTYYYYTNRNADRMPAYHRLDLGATRQLKKTAKFQSDLTFSLYNAYGNPNAYRIFFRDNKTDASRTEAVRTTLFTFVPSVTYNFKF; encoded by the coding sequence ATGAAAACCAACAGACCGGCATGGCCCTCCATGCTGATTTGCGAAATAACGCGAATACCCTTCCGAACGGCACTCTGCATGTTATTACTTTTAATGATGGCAGTAAGCGAAGCACAAGCACAGGGGCCTTTAGATAAACCCTTTACTATCAGCATCGATAACGAACCGCTTAAACAGTCTTTGGATAAGATCACGGCTGCCTGCGGTGTAAGGTTCACCTATAACGAAACTGTTGCCAAAAGCACAGTAAAGGTTAGCCTCAACGCCAAAAATCAACCTTTAGGCGATGTATTACGCAAAGCCCTTGCTCTGCACCCTTTTAGTTTTACGGTGCTGGATAATGAGGTACTGATCAAATATGATGAGACTAAGATAAAAAAGCGGGCAGCCGCTCCGGCAGACGGGAAATACACCGTAAGCGGCACCATTAAATCAAAACAAACCGGCGAAACGATCATCGGGGTAAGCATCAGGGTTGCCGGTGTAAACGCGGGCACATCCAGCAATGAATACGGTTTTTATTCGCTCACGCTGCCTGCCGGCAATCACGAGCTTTTGGTAACTGCCATGGGGCAAAAAGCCGCGGTTGTTCCGGTATCATTAGCCGGTAACCTTCGTTTAAATATCGAACTGGAAGACAATGCCCAGCAATTACAGGAAGTAACCGTTAAAGCGGCGCCTGCCGGTGCCCGCGACCTGGCCAGCCCGCAAATGGGCGTTGAACACCTCAGCATCCAGGAAACCAAAAACATTCCGGTGCTGCTTGGCGAGCGTGATGTGATCAAAACCATCCAATTACTGCCCGGGATCAAATCGGCCGGGGAAGGCAGCGGCGGTTTCTTTGTTCGCGGTGGCGCAACCGATCAAAACTTGATCCTGTTGGATGAGGCCCCCGTATACAATGCATCGCATCTGCTGGGTTTCTTCTCCACCTTTAACTCGGATGCCATCAAGAACATCAATATTTATAAAGGCGATATGCCCGCGCAATATGGCGGCAGGCTTTCATCTGTACTGGATATTAAAATGAACGATGGTAACAACCAGAAGTTTGGCGTAAGTGGCGGCATTGGCCTTATAGCCGCGCGTATCAATGCCGAAGGGCCTATTCAAAAGGGCAAATCTTCCTTTCTGATTTCCGCACGGCGTACATATGCCGATGCTTTCCTGGCCTTATCAAAAGACAGTATTGCCAAAAAAAGCCAGCTTTATTTTTATGACCTTAATGCTAAAGCCAATTATGTTTTAGGCGATAAAGACAGGTTGTTTGTTTCGGGATATTTTGGAAAGGATGTGCTTAAGGCTGCCGATATAGCCGGTATTAACTGGGGCAATACCACGGCTACCCTGCGCTGGAACCATATTTTTAACAGTCAGCTATTTTCAAACACCTCGCTCATCTACAGCAATTATGACTATAAGCTTAACATTAAGCAGGATGTAAACGAATACAATATTTATTCACAGATCCGCGACTTTAACTTTAAGGAAGACATGCAATGGTATGCCGGCGGCAAAAACACCATCAGTTTTGGTGTAAACAGCATTTATCATACCATTAAACCGGGCGAAATTTCTGCTACCGGTAACTCCGGCGTTATATCTCAAAGCCTGCAAAACAGGTATGCCCTTGAAAACGCCGCTTATGTTACCAACACCTGGAAAGTAACAGACCGCTTTACCCTAACCTACGGGGTACGCCTGTCAGCCTTTACCATACTTGGCTCAGGCGACTATTATGACATTGATGCTGACGGGAACATCGTAGGCTCTAAACATTACACTTCCGGCCAGGAGGTAAAAACCTATGTTAATCCTGAGCCCCGAATTGCAGCAGCTTTCCAGCTAAATGATGTTAGTTCTATCAAGGCATCATACGCCCGTAATGCGCAAAACCTGCATTTGATCTCCAACTCTAATTCGGGTTCACCAACGGATAAATGGGTGGCAAGCACCAACCTGATCAAACCCGAAATTGCCGATCAGTTCTCTGTAGGCTATTACAAGGATTTTAACGAGCATAATTATGAATTTACCGTTGAAAGCTATTATAAAAAACTGCAAAACCAGATAGATTACCGCAATGGCGCCAATGTGTTTACCAACCAACCCATAGAAACACAGTTGCTTTTCGGGAAAGGCCGGTCCTACGGTGCCGAGTTTTTGCTAAAGAAGAAAACCGGCAGGCTTAGCGGCTGGATCAGCTATACCCTGTCAAAATCTGAACGGATGATTGACGGCATCAATAACAATCAGTGGTACAATGCCCGCCAAGACCGCACCCATGACATTGCCATTGTAGCCATGTACAAAGCCAGCGAAAAATGGACATTCTCGGCCAACTTTGTTTACTATACCGGCGATGCCGTGACCTTTCCGAGTGGTAAATACCAGGTTGACGGCGTAACTTATTACTACTATACCAACCGAAATGCCGACAGGATGCCGGCTTATCACCGTTTAGACCTGGGAGCCACCAGGCAACTTAAGAAAACGGCTAAGTTTCAGTCTGATTTAACATTCAGTCTTTATAATGCTTACGGTAACCCTAACGCCTATCGCATATTTTTCCGCGATAACAAAACCGACGCAAGCCGTACCGAAGCTGTGCGTACTACTTTATTCACCTTTGTACCTTCGGTTACCTATAACTTTAAATTTTAA
- a CDS encoding FecR family protein: MENNTYNVKELAHKLMQGTIGPDEKTWLDAWYANFSDEEVLLSASKYQTPEQLRESILSKITAQMETPGQPARKVLTLWRNIAAAAAVVLLVTFAALYKNQVLEVIDPAKQVELVTEPGKHRQISLPDGTRIWLSPGSRISYPDKFRTKERLVILEGEAFFDVVHDEDHPFVIQSGQLKTVVLGTSFNVKAYPDQIISEVTVISGKVAVQEHNLPKSQQAIMVLNQRALYNKAERSLIKENYPNASKFLSQRTGLFSYDGASLQTVVDDLSHQYGIRINLTPDITQKGFYGHINTNEPIDKTFNKLCAVMDLRWKLVEGQYFLQSLSSSN, translated from the coding sequence ATGGAAAACAACACCTACAACGTAAAGGAGCTTGCTCATAAGTTAATGCAGGGCACCATCGGTCCGGATGAAAAAACCTGGCTCGATGCCTGGTATGCCAACTTTAGCGATGAGGAAGTATTGTTATCTGCCTCGAAATACCAAACCCCTGAGCAACTGCGGGAAAGTATTTTGAGTAAGATAACCGCGCAAATGGAAACACCGGGGCAACCTGCGCGTAAGGTACTTACCTTATGGCGAAACATAGCTGCTGCAGCGGCTGTGGTATTACTGGTTACGTTTGCCGCGCTTTACAAAAACCAGGTATTGGAAGTTATTGATCCAGCCAAACAGGTTGAATTGGTTACAGAGCCTGGCAAACACCGGCAAATCAGTTTGCCCGATGGTACCCGGATCTGGCTTAGTCCCGGCAGCCGGATCAGCTACCCGGACAAATTCAGGACTAAAGAACGTTTGGTAATACTGGAGGGTGAGGCGTTTTTCGATGTAGTACATGATGAGGACCATCCATTCGTTATCCAATCGGGACAGCTTAAAACCGTTGTATTGGGTACCAGCTTTAATGTTAAAGCCTATCCCGATCAGATTATCTCTGAAGTTACGGTTATCAGCGGAAAAGTGGCCGTGCAGGAGCATAACCTGCCCAAAAGCCAGCAAGCTATTATGGTACTTAATCAAAGGGCCTTGTATAACAAAGCTGAGAGATCGTTAATTAAGGAAAATTATCCCAATGCCTCCAAATTTCTTTCACAGCGTACCGGCTTGTTCAGTTATGACGGAGCGTCACTGCAAACCGTAGTTGACGACCTGTCGCATCAGTATGGTATCCGCATAAACCTCACGCCGGATATCACCCAAAAAGGCTTTTACGGCCATATCAACACGAATGAGCCCATCGACAAAACGTTTAATAAACTTTGCGCCGTAATGGACCTTCGCTGGAAACTGGTCGAAGGCCAATATTTCCTGCAATCTTTATCATCCAGCAATTAA
- a CDS encoding ATP-binding protein, translating into MKVRGIYQALLEHSTKKQVTVITGMRRVGKSTAVKYLLSQLDNGNRLYLDCERIEIRVMFSSTHYENIKNELELMGLDFSLPAVIALDEIQLVENLPSVIKYFYDTYDIKFIVTGSSSYYMKNRFSESLAGRKRIFEMYPLSFSEFLDFKGKTPPGVAKYAWKVFDVAWYNRFQAAYTEYIRFGGFPEVVLEENPADKVELLRDIINSYIEIDVKLLSDYSLSEELYKLVRVLAARAGNKVDYTKISSITGINRQKIASYIQLLEHTYLIYQATPFTRNIDREISQQTKLYFADTGILNTLAGGVLSSGQVFENAIAIQLKSLGSIQYYQKRTGQEIDFIFNGDTAIEVKETSAPSDLATLIQRAAAIGIEKYLLTGRYLPAGDFRDFTWGGNIF; encoded by the coding sequence ATGAAGGTAAGAGGAATCTATCAGGCACTACTTGAACATTCTACCAAAAAGCAGGTAACAGTTATTACCGGTATGCGCCGCGTGGGCAAAAGTACTGCAGTAAAATACCTGTTGAGCCAGTTGGACAATGGTAACAGACTTTATTTGGATTGCGAAAGGATAGAGATCCGTGTGATGTTTTCTTCTACTCATTACGAGAATATTAAGAATGAACTTGAATTGATGGGGTTGGATTTTTCATTGCCGGCGGTTATCGCATTAGATGAGATACAGTTGGTTGAAAATTTGCCCAGCGTCATAAAATATTTCTACGATACTTATGATATTAAATTCATCGTTACCGGGTCCAGTTCCTATTATATGAAAAACAGGTTCTCGGAAAGTCTGGCCGGTAGAAAGCGGATATTTGAAATGTACCCTTTATCTTTCAGTGAATTTCTGGATTTTAAAGGTAAAACGCCACCTGGCGTTGCTAAATATGCCTGGAAAGTTTTTGACGTGGCCTGGTATAACCGCTTTCAGGCCGCCTATACCGAATATATCCGTTTTGGCGGGTTCCCGGAAGTGGTATTGGAAGAAAATCCAGCCGACAAGGTAGAATTGCTAAGAGATATCATCAATTCCTATATCGAGATTGACGTTAAGCTGTTGTCCGATTATTCATTGAGCGAAGAGTTGTATAAACTGGTCAGGGTATTGGCCGCACGTGCCGGCAACAAAGTGGACTACACCAAGATCAGCAGCATTACGGGTATTAACCGGCAAAAGATAGCTTCCTATATTCAGTTACTGGAACATACCTATCTGATCTACCAGGCGACGCCGTTTACCCGGAATATCGACCGCGAGATATCCCAACAAACTAAACTGTATTTTGCCGATACCGGTATATTAAACACATTGGCCGGCGGGGTGTTATCGAGTGGGCAGGTGTTTGAGAATGCAATTGCAATACAATTAAAAAGCCTGGGGAGTATCCAATATTATCAGAAACGAACCGGGCAGGAGATTGATTTTATTTTTAACGGGGATACGGCCATTGAGGTCAAAGAAACATCTGCGCCGAGCGACCTCGCGACACTTATCCAGCGAGCGGCGGCGATTGGCATAGAAAAATATTTGCTCACAGGAAGATATTTGCCGGCGGGCGACTTCAGGGATTTCACCTGGGGCGGCAACATTTTTTAG
- a CDS encoding dihydrofolate reductase family protein, with protein sequence MRKVIYGINLSLDGCCDHTKFSGGKDILAYFTRLMDDVDLIVYGRKTFELMVPYWPDAAKDPLSTKEEREFAQAFDRIEKLVFSRTLTSTDDKNSVISQANPGDEIRKLKQQAGGNISIGGVNLPLQLIELGLVDEFHYVIHPVIVGEGRSLLEAAGLKGNVGLKLIESKVLESGCIALHYVKN encoded by the coding sequence ATGAGAAAAGTAATCTACGGTATAAACCTGAGCCTGGATGGTTGCTGCGATCATACCAAATTTAGCGGTGGCAAGGATATATTAGCATATTTTACCCGACTTATGGATGATGTAGACCTGATTGTATACGGGCGTAAAACCTTCGAGCTTATGGTTCCTTATTGGCCGGATGCCGCAAAAGATCCTTTATCAACCAAAGAGGAGAGAGAATTTGCACAGGCATTTGACCGTATTGAAAAACTTGTTTTCTCACGGACGCTGACCAGTACCGACGATAAAAACTCTGTTATTAGTCAAGCAAACCCTGGCGACGAGATCCGCAAACTGAAGCAACAGGCCGGCGGTAATATTTCAATAGGAGGTGTGAACCTGCCCTTACAACTCATTGAACTTGGTTTGGTTGATGAGTTCCATTATGTTATACATCCCGTAATTGTAGGCGAGGGAAGAAGTCTGCTGGAAGCCGCAGGTTTAAAGGGAAATGTAGGCTTAAAACTAATTGAATCAAAGGTCCTTGAATCGGGCTGTATCGCGCTTCATTATGTTAAAAACTGA
- a CDS encoding RNA polymerase sigma factor, which yields MPIPDLPKNYTDEQLLQLMARDNRDAFTELYNRYWDKTFAVAYHRLDDEHEAEEVVQEVFLSIWQRRASLKLTHTMATYLSVAVKYKVINHLDRQYRKQQHLDELAFTLPEIDDSTIQWLEEKELRQRLNHSISLLPEKCRIVFLLSRDENKTYAEIAAELGISQKTVEAHMSKALSSLRQSLGISLPVLILLLS from the coding sequence ATGCCTATCCCTGATCTACCCAAAAACTACACTGATGAGCAGTTATTACAACTGATGGCCCGCGACAACCGCGATGCCTTTACGGAGTTGTATAACCGGTATTGGGATAAAACCTTTGCTGTAGCCTATCACCGTTTAGATGATGAGCATGAGGCCGAAGAAGTAGTGCAGGAAGTATTTTTAAGCATCTGGCAGCGCCGGGCAAGCCTTAAGTTAACCCATACCATGGCTACTTATCTGTCGGTAGCAGTTAAATACAAGGTGATCAATCATCTTGATCGCCAATACAGGAAACAACAGCACCTGGATGAACTCGCTTTTACCTTGCCTGAAATAGACGATAGCACCATTCAATGGCTGGAGGAGAAAGAACTGCGCCAACGACTTAACCACAGCATCAGCCTCCTGCCCGAAAAATGCCGCATCGTATTCCTGCTTAGCCGCGATGAAAATAAAACCTATGCCGAGATAGCTGCTGAACTGGGCATATCACAAAAAACTGTTGAAGCTCATATGTCAAAGGCACTAAGTTCGTTAAGGCAATCGCTGGGTATTTCTCTGCCGGTGCTAATTTTACTCCTTAGTTAA
- a CDS encoding nucleoside triphosphate pyrophosphohydrolase family protein: MIKDLSALTQVAEFHATFKHPIIEKPAIPSKARCDLRIELIAEELKELQQAVNDNNMVEVADALCDLQYVLSGAVLEFGLGSKFKELFDEVHRSNMSKACKTVEEAEKTIEHYKNTAGTDAYYKEIDGLYLVYRTSDHKTLKSINYSPADLNGIVG; encoded by the coding sequence ATGATCAAAGATTTAAGTGCATTAACCCAGGTAGCCGAATTTCATGCCACTTTTAAGCACCCTATAATTGAAAAACCTGCAATACCCTCAAAAGCACGTTGCGATCTGCGTATTGAACTTATTGCCGAAGAATTAAAAGAACTGCAGCAGGCTGTTAATGATAATAACATGGTTGAAGTAGCTGATGCTCTTTGCGATCTGCAATATGTATTATCGGGAGCTGTGTTGGAGTTTGGCCTGGGTTCAAAATTCAAGGAACTGTTTGACGAGGTTCACCGCTCCAACATGAGCAAAGCCTGCAAAACAGTTGAGGAGGCCGAAAAAACCATCGAGCATTATAAGAATACGGCCGGTACGGATGCATACTACAAAGAGATAGATGGCTTGTACCTGGTGTATCGTACATCTGATCATAAAACATTAAAATCTATCAATTATTCGCCTGCCGACCTGAATGGCATTGTGGGTTAA
- the rlmF gene encoding 23S rRNA (adenine(1618)-N(6))-methyltransferase RlmF, whose protein sequence is MSASKLNQPEAKTNMHPRNKHRGGYDFKALIKATPALRPFVRTNEYDNFTINFADPEAVKTLNKALLQHHYGINYWDIPEGFLCPPIPGRADYIHYAADLLASVNNGVVRKGRKVRVLDIGVGANLVYPIVGFKEYGWNFVGTELDLEAMASAQSIVEQNSQLKVAVELRQQSKKADIFKGIIKPGERFDLTLCNPPFHASAKEAAAGSARKWDNLGLRKDKQPILNFGGQNTELWYPGGEAAFLKLMAAQSKPFEKQVLWFTTLVSKKENLRILYNALQKEGVKDVQTINMSQGQKVSRIMAWTYLTPEEQQAWGKADR, encoded by the coding sequence TTGTCAGCATCAAAACTCAATCAGCCTGAGGCTAAAACCAATATGCACCCGCGTAATAAACACCGCGGGGGGTATGATTTTAAAGCATTGATCAAAGCCACGCCTGCCCTAAGGCCATTTGTGCGTACCAATGAATATGATAATTTTACCATTAATTTTGCCGATCCGGAAGCAGTAAAAACGCTTAATAAGGCATTGCTGCAACATCATTATGGTATAAACTACTGGGACATTCCCGAAGGTTTTTTATGTCCGCCTATACCTGGCCGTGCCGATTATATCCATTATGCGGCCGATCTGCTTGCTTCTGTTAATAACGGTGTTGTACGTAAAGGCAGAAAAGTACGAGTGCTTGATATTGGGGTAGGTGCTAACCTGGTTTACCCAATAGTGGGATTTAAGGAGTACGGCTGGAACTTTGTTGGCACAGAACTCGACCTGGAGGCTATGGCATCGGCACAAAGTATTGTTGAGCAAAATAGCCAGTTAAAGGTTGCCGTTGAATTGAGGCAGCAAAGCAAAAAGGCCGATATCTTTAAAGGGATCATTAAACCCGGCGAGCGATTTGATCTTACCCTCTGCAACCCGCCGTTCCATGCTTCAGCCAAAGAGGCTGCTGCCGGCTCAGCCCGTAAATGGGATAACCTGGGTTTAAGAAAAGATAAACAACCAATACTAAATTTTGGTGGTCAAAATACCGAGCTTTGGTATCCCGGTGGCGAGGCGGCATTCCTGAAACTGATGGCGGCACAGAGCAAGCCGTTTGAAAAACAGGTGTTATGGTTCACAACGCTGGTATCCAAAAAGGAAAATCTCAGGATCTTATATAATGCCCTTCAAAAAGAAGGCGTAAAAGATGTGCAAACCATCAATATGTCGCAAGGCCAAAAGGTAAGCCGCATTATGGCCTGGACTTACTTAACGCCCGAGGAGCAGCAGGCCTGGGGGAAAGCCGACCGTTGA
- a CDS encoding acyltransferase family protein — protein sequence MATTADQASAKQADDINAARTRLFSLDALRGFDMFWIMGGEEIFHGMAKATGSTFWGAIANQFTHPDWNGFHLYDLIFPLFLFMAGVSTPFSVGRELEKGKTRQQLLLRVIKRAFILVLLGLVVNNGLKIMPVSEIRFPSVLGRIGIAYMFANIIYLYSTERWQMFWFGFFIIGYWLLLKFTSAPGFPMGDLTMKGNFASYVDRSILPGRLYLGIHDPEGLFSTIPAISTGILGILTGLLLKKGGVTQTRKVTTMAVVGVIFLLLAQIWNLDFPINKNLWTSSFVLHVGGLSLLLMALFYYIIDVKGYQKWAFYFRVIGMNSILIYISGHFIKWSYTTEGIFGWIGQLVGDPYNIVVMAICFVMVKWAFLYYLYTKKTFLRV from the coding sequence ATGGCTACCACAGCAGATCAGGCAAGTGCTAAACAGGCCGACGACATTAACGCGGCCCGTACCCGTTTATTTTCATTGGATGCCCTCCGGGGATTTGATATGTTTTGGATCATGGGCGGCGAAGAGATCTTCCACGGCATGGCCAAAGCCACCGGCTCAACTTTCTGGGGCGCTATAGCCAACCAGTTTACCCATCCCGACTGGAATGGTTTTCACCTCTATGATCTTATCTTCCCTTTGTTCCTGTTTATGGCAGGCGTATCAACTCCATTTTCTGTGGGGCGCGAACTGGAAAAAGGCAAAACACGCCAGCAATTATTGCTGCGCGTTATAAAAAGGGCATTTATTTTAGTGTTGCTCGGCCTTGTGGTAAACAACGGGTTAAAAATTATGCCTGTTTCAGAGATCCGGTTCCCCAGCGTATTGGGCCGTATCGGTATTGCCTATATGTTTGCCAACATCATTTACCTGTACAGTACCGAGCGCTGGCAAATGTTTTGGTTTGGCTTTTTCATCATCGGCTATTGGCTGCTGCTTAAGTTTACCTCCGCACCGGGCTTCCCTATGGGCGACCTGACCATGAAAGGCAATTTTGCCTCATACGTTGACCGCAGCATACTACCGGGCCGGTTGTATTTAGGCATCCACGATCCTGAGGGGCTTTTTTCAACCATCCCGGCCATCAGCACCGGCATATTGGGCATCCTTACCGGCTTATTGCTTAAAAAAGGTGGCGTTACGCAAACGCGCAAGGTAACTACCATGGCTGTAGTGGGTGTCATCTTCCTGCTCCTCGCCCAGATCTGGAACCTCGATTTCCCGATCAACAAAAACCTGTGGACAAGCTCGTTTGTACTGCACGTAGGCGGCTTAAGCCTATTGCTGATGGCTTTATTTTATTATATCATTGATGTAAAAGGCTATCAGAAATGGGCATTTTATTTCAGGGTGATAGGCATGAACTCCATCCTGATTTATATTTCGGGCCACTTTATTAAATGGAGTTATACCACCGAAGGCATTTTCGGATGGATAGGCCAGTTAGTAGGCGATCCTTACAATATCGTAGTAATGGCTATTTGCTTCGTAATGGTAAAATGGGCGTTTTTGTATTATTTATATACCAAGAAGACATTTTTGAGAGTGTAG
- a CDS encoding pseudouridine synthase, with protein sequence MLEIIYRDEHLIAINKPHGLLVHRSPIAADASEFALQLLRDQIGMKVNPVHRIDRKTGGILLFAFNKEVEIAMQKAFMENQVSKKYLAIVRGHTPDAEDIDYPLRKENGTLQDAFTSYTTLKRTELHIAFGKHPTSRYSLVEAVPTTGRMHQLRKHLSHVFHPIIGDRTHGCNKQNKLFLEQWEMTTMLLHASQLTFKHPITGEEITIKAVPQPEFTRVMEIMGW encoded by the coding sequence ATGTTAGAGATCATATACCGCGATGAGCACCTGATTGCTATCAACAAGCCTCATGGCTTGCTGGTTCACCGATCGCCCATAGCAGCTGATGCTTCAGAGTTTGCCCTGCAATTGCTTCGGGATCAAATTGGCATGAAAGTTAACCCTGTTCACCGTATCGATCGTAAAACCGGGGGGATCCTGCTTTTTGCTTTTAATAAAGAAGTAGAGATCGCTATGCAAAAAGCATTTATGGAAAACCAGGTGAGTAAGAAATATCTGGCCATAGTAAGGGGCCATACACCTGATGCGGAAGATATAGATTATCCGCTGCGCAAAGAGAACGGCACTTTGCAGGATGCGTTTACCAGTTACACAACCCTGAAAAGGACAGAACTTCATATCGCCTTTGGTAAACATCCAACTTCAAGGTATTCATTGGTGGAGGCTGTACCCACAACCGGGCGTATGCACCAATTACGCAAGCACCTGAGCCATGTTTTTCACCCCATTATAGGCGACCGCACGCACGGCTGTAATAAACAGAATAAGCTTTTTTTAGAGCAGTGGGAAATGACAACCATGCTGCTGCATGCATCGCAGTTAACTTTTAAGCACCCCATAACCGGCGAAGAAATAACGATCAAAGCTGTACCTCAACCCGAATTTACCCGGGTTATGGAGATCATGGGCTGGTAA
- a CDS encoding DEAD/DEAH box helicase: MIDQALSNLGITALNPMQLAALSAAKKGDVILLSPTGSGKTLGFLLPLLNLLDAGVATVQVMILVPSRELALQIEQVWKSMGTGFKINCCYGGHAVKIERNNLSHPPAVLVGTPGRIAFHLREENFSTDTVRTLILDEFDKALEFGFQEDMAYIIRQLPLVKKRILTSATKMDEIPVFTGIVKPIEVNFLSNVTSAPDIKQKAVISEAADKLDALFALICKIGNKATLVFCNHREAVDRISELLWYKGLEHDVFHGGMEQDDRERALLKFRNGSHRLLITTDLASRGLDIPEIEYVVHYQLPHNEEAFLHRNGRTARMNAKGTSYLMLTPDEKLPYLKQLPEIEQLPEKLIFPPASPWVTLYIAAGKKDKVNKVDIVGLLLKKGGLAKDDLGLIEVLDYSSYAAIKRDKIETVVKQVKAEKIKGKKVKMEISR; encoded by the coding sequence ATGATTGATCAGGCATTGAGTAACCTCGGCATAACTGCCCTTAACCCCATGCAGCTTGCCGCGCTTAGTGCCGCTAAAAAAGGTGATGTAATCCTTTTATCTCCTACAGGTTCGGGGAAAACGCTTGGTTTTTTATTGCCTTTGCTTAACCTGCTTGATGCCGGTGTTGCTACGGTACAGGTGATGATCCTGGTGCCCTCGCGTGAGCTTGCTTTACAAATTGAACAGGTTTGGAAATCTATGGGTACAGGTTTCAAGATCAATTGCTGTTATGGCGGCCATGCCGTAAAAATTGAACGCAATAATCTTTCGCACCCACCTGCAGTTTTGGTTGGTACGCCGGGGAGGATTGCCTTTCACCTGCGTGAAGAAAATTTTAGTACCGATACTGTACGTACGCTCATTCTCGATGAGTTTGATAAAGCGCTTGAGTTCGGTTTCCAGGAGGATATGGCTTATATCATCAGGCAGTTGCCCCTTGTTAAAAAGCGGATATTGACTTCGGCGACTAAGATGGATGAGATTCCTGTTTTTACGGGAATTGTTAAACCTATCGAAGTGAACTTTTTAAGTAATGTTACCTCGGCGCCGGATATTAAACAGAAAGCGGTGATATCCGAAGCTGCCGATAAACTGGACGCTTTGTTTGCCCTGATCTGTAAAATTGGTAATAAAGCAACCCTTGTGTTTTGTAATCACCGTGAAGCGGTTGACAGGATCAGCGAGTTACTTTGGTACAAGGGGTTGGAGCATGATGTTTTTCACGGCGGTATGGAACAGGACGACCGGGAGCGTGCCTTGCTAAAATTCAGGAACGGAAGTCACCGGTTACTGATCACTACGGATTTGGCTTCGCGTGGGCTGGATATCCCTGAAATAGAATATGTGGTACATTACCAACTACCGCATAACGAGGAGGCTTTTTTACACCGTAACGGCCGCACAGCACGTATGAATGCTAAAGGCACATCATACCTGATGTTAACGCCTGATGAAAAGCTGCCTTATTTAAAGCAGTTGCCTGAGATAGAACAACTGCCCGAAAAGCTTATATTTCCACCGGCATCGCCATGGGTTACCTTGTATATAGCCGCCGGCAAAAAAGATAAGGTTAACAAGGTGGATATAGTAGGCCTGCTGCTTAAAAAAGGCGGGCTGGCAAAGGACGACCTTGGCCTGATAGAAGTGCTCGACTACTCATCGTACGCCGCCATCAAGCGCGATAAAATAGAAACTGTAGTAAAGCAGGTAAAGGCCGAAAAAATTAAAGGCAAAAAGGTGAAGATGGAAATTTCGAGGTAA